A region of Ornithodoros turicata isolate Travis chromosome 5, ASM3712646v1, whole genome shotgun sequence DNA encodes the following proteins:
- the LOC135395668 gene encoding uncharacterized protein LOC135395668 — protein sequence MAQNCRDHWTETLPLVLLGIRSALKSDLGCSSVELVYGAPLRLPADVFNPPPQPVHPSTFVAQLRNAFATLQFTPTRASSVAPPFIPTELQSTTHVFLRTDRLRRALEPYSGPYKVLQRASKTFLLDVRGRPESVSIDRLKPAFLDNIAPAHNPDSSLPPDIVTPPTRVTWAPTTLAPTFLRNAGRGAYVVRRQRHYNPPTPRALASRRN from the coding sequence ATGGCGCAAAACTGCCGAGATCACTGGACCGAAACCCTTCCGTTGGTCCTTTTGGGTATCCGATCTGCCCTCAAGTCCGACTTGGGTTGCTCTTCCGTGGAACTCGTCTACGGAGCCCCGCTGCGGTTGCCTGCGGACGTTTTTAACCCGCCTCCCCAGCCTGTTCACCCTTCAACTTTCGTCGCACAACTCCGGAACGCCTTCGCAACCCTCCAGTTTACTCCAACTCGTGCCTCATCCGTGGCGCCACCTTTCATTCCCACTGAACTGCAGTCCACGACCCACGTATTCTTGCGCACCGACCGCCTTCGTCGCGCCCTCGAACCTTACTCCGGCCCGTACAAGGTACTGCAACGCGCTTCTAAGACCTTCCTCCTCGACGTCCGCGGCCGGCCCGAAAGTGTGTCGATTGATCGgctgaagcccgcattcctcgACAACATTGCCCCGGCCCACAATCCTGACTCATCTCTACCACCGGACATAGTCACGCCTCCAACACGTGTCACTTGGGCTCCGACTACTCTCGCTCCAACTTTCCTCCGGAACGCTGGAAGAGGGGCATATGTAGTGCGACGACAACGACACTACAATCCGCCCACGCCACGCGCTCTTGCCTCACGCAGGAattaa
- the LOC135395670 gene encoding uncharacterized protein LOC135395670 encodes MDPTAGPSSEPATQPHIGHVAVKIPPFWHGNPAVWFSQVECQFRLANITSQATRYFHVASALPSDVAGDVADILCAPLSTTPYEDLKAAISARTTLSERKRLQQLLSAEDLGDRTPSQLLRHMRTLLGSRATTMDEPLLKELFLQHLPPTVQMLLATSTTLPIADLADHADRILEVAPATIATVQTPESPIPGTPSRSLQDGLAELTDDVRHMSSLLAAVLPRRQNSRDDDPGRARSRRPRSTSSRPARRPRSPSPENPTDFCWYHWSFGAGARKCRPPCAWPGNRPGGR; translated from the coding sequence ATGGATCCGACTGCCGGTCCTAGCAGCGAGCCTGCAACCCAGCCCCACATCGGCCATGTCGCCGTGAAGATTCCGCCGTTCTGGCACGGGAATCCCGCCGTGTGGTTTTCGCAGGTAGAATGTCAGTTTCGTCTTGCTAATATTACGTCTCAAGCCACCCGCTATTTCCACGTCGCTTCGGCTTTACCTTCGGACGTGGCCGGCGACGTGGCTGACATTCTCTGCGCCCCTTTATCAACAACGCCGTACGAAGACCTCAAGGCCGCGATCAGCGCGAGGACAACACTTTCCGAGCGAAAGCGACTCCAGCAGCTGTTGTCCGCCGAGGACCTTGGCGATCGGACTCCGTCTCAACTTTTGCGGCACATGCGGACCCTTCTCGGATCCCGCGCTACCACGATGGACGAGCCTTTGCTGAAGGAGCTTTTTCTTCAGCATCTCCCTCCTACCGTGCAAATGCTCCTGGCAACATCAACAACCCTACCGATCGCAGACTTGGCCGACCATGCTGACAGAATACTTGAGGTCGCGCCAGCGACGATTGCCACCGTTCAGACTCCAGAATCACCTATCCCTGGCACTCCGTCCCGTTCTCTCCAGGACGGTCTGGCAGAACTTACAGACGATGTACGCCACATGTCTTCGCTTCTCGCAGCTGTGCTGCCGCGACGGCAGAATTCAAGAGATGATGATCCCGGGAGAGCACGTTCTCGCCGACCACGCTCAACCTCTTCCCGCCCCGCTAGACGACCCCGTTCCCCTTCCCCGGAGAACCCAACTGACTTTTGTTGGTATCACTGGTCTTTCGGCGCAGGAGCCAGAAAGTGCAGACCTCCTTGCGCGTGGCCGGGAAACCGCCCAGGGGGCCGCTAA